The following proteins come from a genomic window of Marinobacter sp. MDS2:
- a CDS encoding ABC transporter permease, whose translation MTPLALWTAFQTIVLREIRRFTRIWPQTLLPPAVTMTLYFIIFGSLIGSRIGDMGGFDYMQFIVPGLIMMAVITNSYANVVSSFFSMKFQRSIEELLVSPVPNWTILAGYVVGGMSRGLIIGLIVTLLSLAFTQLAIHNLPMVIITVFLTSALFSLGGFINAMLATKFDDISIVPTFVLTPLTYLGGVFYSIDLLPTFWQNVSLANPILYMVNGFRYGILGVSDVNPFVSLGMILGFIVLLSVIALRMLARGKGIRH comes from the coding sequence ATGACACCTCTGGCACTCTGGACGGCGTTTCAGACCATCGTTCTGCGAGAAATTCGGCGGTTTACACGGATCTGGCCGCAGACACTGCTGCCACCCGCGGTCACCATGACGCTGTATTTCATCATCTTTGGTAGTTTGATTGGCTCACGCATTGGTGATATGGGCGGCTTTGACTACATGCAGTTTATTGTCCCGGGGCTGATCATGATGGCGGTGATCACCAACTCATACGCTAACGTGGTGTCGTCGTTTTTCTCGATGAAGTTCCAGCGCAGCATCGAAGAGTTGTTGGTGTCGCCGGTGCCTAACTGGACGATTCTGGCCGGCTATGTTGTTGGTGGCATGTCCCGTGGACTGATTATCGGGCTGATTGTAACGCTGTTGTCGCTGGCCTTTACGCAGCTGGCAATCCATAACTTGCCGATGGTGATTATTACCGTTTTCCTGACCTCGGCGCTGTTCTCGCTGGGTGGTTTTATCAACGCCATGTTGGCAACCAAGTTCGATGATATCTCGATTGTACCGACGTTCGTGCTCACGCCGCTAACCTACCTTGGCGGGGTGTTTTACAGCATCGATCTTTTGCCAACGTTCTGGCAGAACGTATCGTTAGCCAACCCGATTCTGTACATGGTGAATGGCTTTCGCTACGGCATACTGGGTGTTTCGGATGTTAATCCGTTCGTTTCGCTTGGTATGATTCTGGGCTTTATTGTTCTGCTTTCCGTTATTGCCTTGCGCATGTTGGCGCGCGGCAAAGGCATTCGACACTAA
- the queF gene encoding NADPH-dependent 7-cyano-7-deazaguanine reductase QueF (Catalyzes the NADPH-dependent reduction of 7-cyano-7-deazaguanine (preQ0) to 7-aminomethyl-7-deazaguanine (preQ1) in queuosine biosynthesis), with protein MALDNAPLGKSSDYPDQYDPSLLFPVAREENRRRIGLEDGRWPWFGEDMWQAWELSWLRPGGVPVVAWAEIRFPAASPSIVESKSLKLYLNSLNQQVFSSEAQVTETIIRDLSKVCGGAVHVQMRSVDETAPAVGRPDGCELIDNEAVGDVVYEYAPDSLLANGPEVTEGLCSHLLKSNCPVTGQPDWATIFIRYTGPAIDRAGLLRYIISFRQKQDFHEHCVETVFTDLMQRCKPTELMVCARYTRRGGLDINPWRSTCPEDGVGPRLVRQ; from the coding sequence ATGGCACTTGATAACGCTCCGCTGGGGAAATCCAGCGACTACCCGGATCAGTACGATCCTTCGCTGTTGTTTCCGGTAGCCCGGGAAGAGAATCGCCGGCGTATTGGACTTGAGGATGGGCGCTGGCCCTGGTTTGGCGAAGATATGTGGCAGGCATGGGAGCTGTCCTGGCTGCGCCCCGGTGGCGTGCCTGTGGTGGCGTGGGCGGAGATTCGCTTCCCCGCTGCCTCGCCTTCGATTGTTGAGAGTAAATCTTTAAAGTTGTATCTCAACTCTCTGAATCAGCAAGTTTTTTCGTCTGAAGCGCAAGTCACAGAAACGATCATCCGGGATTTGTCCAAGGTGTGTGGCGGTGCTGTTCACGTGCAGATGCGTAGTGTCGATGAAACTGCCCCGGCGGTGGGCCGGCCAGACGGCTGCGAGTTGATCGATAACGAGGCGGTGGGCGATGTCGTGTACGAATACGCGCCGGATTCGCTGTTGGCGAATGGTCCCGAGGTAACGGAGGGGCTCTGTTCTCACTTGTTGAAGAGTAACTGCCCGGTCACGGGGCAGCCCGATTGGGCAACGATCTTTATCCGCTATACCGGTCCGGCCATTGATCGGGCTGGATTGCTGCGTTACATCATCAGCTTCCGCCAGAAACAAGACTTTCATGAGCACTGTGTAGAAACCGTGTTTACCGATTTGATGCAGCGTTGTAAGCCCACGGAATTGATGGTGTGTGCCCGATACACTCGCCGGGGCGGGTTGGATATTAACCCTTGGCGAAGCACTTGCCCTGAGGATGGCGTGGGGCCGAGGCTGGTTCGGCAGTAG
- a CDS encoding adenylate/guanylate cyclase domain-containing protein, with protein sequence MMSAPAELRNVSASSGKVLSNDPYDNTVVIPPMPDYSGRILAYASTSIITVTGVIQDIFALWFLWLVAIAMVWPHLAHLITRRTFLRNSPRIRQKMLLLDCIFGGALIGALGLVAIPSTAIVLMLMFSCLIIGGIRQWLFGTALTAASLAAAVATFGTADNLQAPLLTSVVALLATGVYICVTAYYSHVQARALLYAKTQIQNQREQSIALSHKLSKYLSPQVWQSIFTGERDVRLETQRKKLAVFFSDIKGFTELSEEMEPEALTELLNHYFNEMSQVALRYGGTIDKFVGDSIMVFFGDPTSRGQREDAFACVSMAIDMRKHMKIMRQKWRSQGIKTPLEIRMGISTGYTTVGNFGAENRMDYTIIGKEVNLASRLESLAEAGEILISYETFSLIKDRIMCRDKGEITVKGFGKPVPIYEVVDFRRDMGPNRSFLEHEHSGFAMYLDSDKITERERRAILTALEDAADRLRQEDDSD encoded by the coding sequence ATGATGAGTGCTCCGGCAGAGCTTCGCAACGTTTCCGCCAGCTCCGGAAAGGTTTTATCAAACGACCCCTACGATAACACCGTCGTTATTCCCCCTATGCCAGACTACAGTGGTCGCATTCTGGCGTATGCATCTACCTCGATCATTACTGTAACCGGCGTTATCCAGGATATATTTGCACTGTGGTTTCTGTGGTTAGTGGCAATCGCCATGGTTTGGCCGCACCTTGCCCATCTGATCACCCGACGCACGTTCCTGAGAAATTCTCCGCGTATTCGCCAAAAAATGCTTCTGCTGGACTGTATTTTTGGTGGCGCGCTAATCGGTGCGCTGGGCCTGGTTGCCATTCCCTCCACCGCCATCGTTTTAATGCTGATGTTCAGCTGCCTGATTATCGGCGGCATTCGACAATGGCTGTTCGGAACAGCACTGACCGCTGCCTCACTGGCCGCTGCCGTAGCAACCTTTGGCACCGCAGACAATCTGCAAGCCCCGCTTCTGACCAGCGTCGTAGCCCTGTTGGCTACCGGCGTTTACATCTGCGTGACCGCTTATTACTCCCACGTTCAGGCAAGAGCCCTGCTCTACGCGAAAACCCAAATCCAGAACCAGCGAGAGCAATCCATTGCGCTCTCTCATAAATTGTCGAAATACCTCTCGCCACAGGTGTGGCAGTCCATCTTTACCGGCGAACGCGATGTTCGGCTGGAAACCCAGCGCAAAAAGCTGGCGGTCTTTTTTTCCGACATCAAAGGCTTCACAGAGCTGTCAGAAGAGATGGAACCCGAAGCCCTTACCGAGCTCCTGAACCACTACTTCAATGAAATGTCCCAGGTAGCGCTGCGCTATGGAGGCACCATCGACAAGTTTGTTGGCGACTCCATTATGGTATTTTTTGGCGACCCGACCAGCCGCGGTCAGCGTGAAGATGCCTTTGCGTGCGTATCCATGGCCATCGACATGCGCAAACACATGAAGATCATGCGGCAGAAATGGCGCAGTCAGGGCATTAAAACCCCGCTGGAAATACGCATGGGAATCAGCACGGGATACACCACCGTCGGCAACTTTGGCGCCGAGAACCGTATGGATTACACCATCATCGGCAAAGAAGTGAACCTGGCCAGCCGGCTTGAATCACTGGCCGAAGCTGGCGAGATTCTAATTTCCTACGAGACCTTCTCGCTGATCAAAGACCGCATCATGTGCCGGGACAAAGGCGAAATTACCGTAAAAGGCTTCGGCAAGCCGGTGCCGATTTACGAAGTCGTCGACTTCCGCCGGGACATGGGGCCCAACCGCAGCTTTCTGGAACACGAACACAGCGGCTTTGCCATGTATCTGGATTCGGACAAGATCACCGAGCGCGAGCGCAGAGCGATTCTGACCGCACTCGAAGATGCCGCCGATCGCCTCCGACAGGAAGACGACTCAGACTAA
- a CDS encoding nitroreductase, with protein MSSITQFLMERSSEPRLEAPAPPRDVVDLAFQCAARAPDHALLRPWRYLVIEGEALVALGELFARSGCVDATEKARENARKAPLRAPMVIVGIASPKPHKKVPDVEQVMSAASGMSFLSLALSDAGYGIMWRSGAFAYDPVIREGLGLAEDEIITGFLYTGTVSSRKPPVPRPSSGEFVEEWLGPEQSRPWSA; from the coding sequence ATGAGTTCTATTACCCAGTTTCTTATGGAGCGCTCGTCGGAACCGCGGCTAGAGGCACCGGCTCCGCCCCGTGATGTGGTCGATCTGGCGTTTCAGTGCGCTGCTCGAGCGCCAGATCATGCGCTGCTGCGTCCGTGGCGGTACCTCGTTATCGAAGGTGAAGCATTGGTTGCGCTTGGAGAGCTGTTTGCGAGATCGGGCTGCGTGGATGCCACTGAGAAGGCCCGTGAAAATGCCAGGAAAGCGCCGCTTCGTGCGCCGATGGTGATCGTGGGTATCGCATCGCCTAAGCCCCACAAAAAAGTACCGGATGTTGAACAGGTGATGTCGGCGGCATCTGGGATGTCGTTCTTGTCGCTGGCACTCTCTGATGCCGGCTATGGCATCATGTGGCGTTCAGGCGCCTTTGCCTACGATCCCGTTATTCGTGAAGGGCTGGGCTTGGCAGAAGATGAGATTATTACAGGTTTCCTTTATACCGGAACCGTTTCTTCCCGTAAGCCTCCCGTTCCCCGACCATCGAGTGGAGAGTTCGTCGAGGAGTGGTTGGGGCCCGAACAATCCCGCCCCTGGAGCGCTTGA
- the flgB gene encoding flagellar basal body rod protein FlgB, whose protein sequence is MAISFDSALGIHEQALQGRVKRAEVLANNLANADTPGYKARDIDFRAMMQKAQNEMSGVQMTTTHSSHMEASGSGADGELLYRTPHQPSVDGNTVDAQQEQTRFMRNAMDYQASFQFLSSKFSGLTKALKGE, encoded by the coding sequence ATGGCAATTTCATTCGATAGCGCATTGGGTATTCATGAGCAGGCTCTTCAGGGCCGCGTTAAGCGGGCAGAAGTGCTGGCGAATAATCTGGCAAACGCCGATACCCCGGGCTACAAGGCGCGTGATATCGACTTTCGGGCCATGATGCAGAAGGCGCAGAATGAAATGAGTGGCGTTCAGATGACCACCACCCACAGCTCTCACATGGAAGCCTCAGGATCCGGGGCCGATGGTGAGTTGTTGTACCGCACCCCTCACCAGCCCTCGGTTGACGGGAATACCGTAGATGCGCAACAGGAACAAACCCGCTTTATGCGCAACGCCATGGATTACCAAGCCAGCTTCCAGTTTCTCAGCAGTAAATTTTCCGGACTGACCAAAGCCCTAAAGGGTGAGTAA